The Phycisphaerae bacterium genome window below encodes:
- the miaB gene encoding tRNA (N6-isopentenyl adenosine(37)-C2)-methylthiotransferase MiaB: MSERPRRLYLETMGCQMNALDSELVMGRLRALGFESTSDMANADVVLINTCSVRDHAEQKALSRLGALRRPKERNPDMVIGILGCMAERDPDGILQRMPHVDLVCGPGELNKVPALIEEVTASRTRAVALAQSQSRKNTPLNRALEFDSMEALDLSRDPESGASVLQSYIRVQRGCDKFCTFCVVPFTRGPERSRPPGQIVDEARMLVDRGAKEVTLLGQTVNSYVHPEDGREVRFAELLERVAGVSGLERVRFVTSYPGDFTHDILEVMRDVPQVCEYLHLPVQSGSNAVLQRMRRQYTVEQYVELVDRARETVPGLTIASDFIVGFCGETEEEHEASQSLVERCRFKNIFVFKYSPRPGTVADKRQADDVPDEIKRRRNVEMLKLQESISIQANQCWLGRAVEVLVEGFSKAALRAQEAEQTRGEEVGWKRSDQLVGRTRADHIVVFPGEAQHIGRVASVRIVAATALTLHGRLIDHGDVEIGGSEGRDSAANSDPFSQGRAGGALPVLRA; encoded by the coding sequence ATGAGTGAGCGCCCGCGCCGGCTCTATCTGGAAACTATGGGCTGCCAAATGAATGCGCTCGACAGCGAGCTCGTCATGGGGCGCCTTCGCGCGCTCGGATTCGAGTCAACCTCGGACATGGCGAATGCCGACGTCGTGCTGATCAACACATGCAGCGTGCGCGATCATGCGGAGCAGAAGGCGTTGTCCCGACTTGGGGCGCTTCGTCGACCAAAAGAGCGCAACCCGGACATGGTGATCGGGATTCTGGGCTGCATGGCGGAGCGCGATCCGGACGGCATATTGCAGCGGATGCCGCACGTCGATCTGGTGTGTGGACCCGGGGAGTTGAACAAGGTCCCGGCGCTGATCGAGGAGGTGACGGCGTCGCGGACCCGGGCAGTGGCGCTGGCGCAGTCGCAGTCGCGGAAGAACACGCCGCTGAATCGAGCGCTGGAGTTCGACTCGATGGAGGCGCTTGACCTGTCGCGCGACCCGGAGTCGGGTGCGTCCGTGTTGCAATCGTATATCCGGGTGCAGCGCGGGTGTGACAAGTTCTGTACCTTCTGCGTTGTTCCGTTTACGCGCGGCCCGGAGCGGAGCCGACCACCGGGGCAAATCGTGGACGAGGCGCGCATGCTCGTCGATCGCGGGGCCAAGGAAGTCACGCTGCTCGGGCAGACCGTGAATAGCTATGTTCATCCAGAAGATGGGCGCGAGGTACGATTCGCGGAGCTGCTGGAGCGCGTAGCGGGCGTTTCCGGGCTGGAGCGTGTGCGCTTCGTAACGAGCTATCCCGGGGATTTCACGCACGATATTCTGGAAGTGATGCGCGACGTCCCTCAGGTCTGCGAGTATCTGCACCTGCCCGTGCAAAGCGGAAGCAACGCCGTGCTCCAGCGCATGCGCCGACAGTACACCGTCGAGCAGTACGTGGAGCTTGTGGATCGGGCGCGGGAGACCGTTCCGGGACTGACCATTGCGAGCGATTTCATCGTCGGATTCTGCGGCGAGACGGAGGAGGAGCACGAGGCGTCGCAATCGCTGGTGGAACGATGCCGGTTCAAAAATATCTTCGTGTTCAAGTATTCGCCCCGGCCAGGGACCGTGGCCGACAAGCGGCAAGCGGATGACGTGCCTGATGAGATCAAGCGGCGGCGCAACGTCGAGATGCTCAAGCTGCAGGAGTCGATTTCGATTCAAGCGAACCAGTGTTGGCTGGGCAGGGCCGTTGAAGTGCTTGTCGAAGGTTTCAGTAAAGCGGCGCTTCGGGCACAGGAGGCAGAGCAAACGCGTGGCGAAGAAGTGGGTTGGAAGCGGAGCGATCAACTGGTCGGCCGGACGCGCGCGGATCACATTGTGGTGTTTCCCGGTGAAGCGCAGCACATCGGGCGGGTCGCGTCCGTGCGGATCGTCGCGGCGACCGCATTGACGTTACACGGCAGGCTGATTGACCATGGAGACGTTGAGATCGGCGGATCGGAAGGGCGCGATTCCGCGGCGAATTCTGATCCGTTTT
- a CDS encoding SDR family NAD(P)-dependent oxidoreductase, producing MGYDLRNRVVLVTGASSGIGEAAARAFHGAGARVVAAARSLEKLKALAQSLGGDRVLPVSMDVTDASDRGRGLAQIRERWGGVDVLVNNAGWGSFASVLRMPEEHLDRMLALNFAAPIALIQAVLPEMIDRGSGQIINISSVVGHQPMPRMASYSATKAALNALSTALRLELRGTGVDVLLVAPGSTNTPFFEVAGSVDVRAVRLGQAQYSPERVARAIVTSSRRRRREVTLTPAGKLIVFIRRFSHRFADSLIYQTAKHAMPEMKSSQGSSREGAEPTPS from the coding sequence ATGGGCTATGATTTGCGGAATCGCGTGGTGCTCGTCACCGGGGCGTCGAGCGGCATCGGGGAGGCGGCCGCGCGCGCCTTTCATGGGGCGGGCGCGAGGGTCGTCGCGGCGGCGCGCTCGCTTGAGAAACTCAAGGCACTGGCCCAATCGCTTGGCGGGGATCGCGTTCTTCCGGTTTCCATGGATGTGACGGACGCGTCGGATCGGGGGCGCGGATTGGCGCAGATCCGCGAGCGATGGGGCGGAGTGGACGTCCTGGTGAACAACGCCGGTTGGGGGAGCTTCGCGTCGGTCCTGCGTATGCCCGAGGAGCATCTGGATCGCATGCTGGCGCTTAATTTCGCGGCGCCGATTGCGTTGATCCAGGCCGTGCTGCCGGAGATGATCGATCGAGGTTCGGGGCAGATCATCAATATTTCATCGGTGGTGGGGCACCAGCCCATGCCGCGTATGGCGTCGTATAGTGCCACGAAGGCGGCGCTGAATGCGTTGTCCACGGCGTTGCGCCTCGAATTGCGGGGCACGGGGGTGGACGTGCTCCTGGTCGCGCCGGGTTCGACGAACACGCCGTTTTTCGAGGTTGCCGGGAGCGTGGATGTTCGGGCGGTGCGGCTCGGGCAGGCGCAGTATTCCCCGGAGCGCGTGGCGCGGGCCATTGTCACGTCGTCACGGCGGCGTCGGCGAGAGGTGACGCTGACGCCGGCCGGTAAGCTGATCGTGTTCATTAGGCGGTTCTCCCACCGGTTTGCGGATTCCCTGATCTACCAGACGGCCAAGCATGCCATGCCGGAAATGAAGTCCTCGCAGGGGTCCTCGCGGGAGGGTGCGGAACCGACTCCTTCGTAA
- a CDS encoding OsmC family protein produces MTSKINGIDTDALKATMEAIRQDHAKGMARFNVTTAWMGGTRSETRVENWGLGGQVLPKNFTIRIDEPPELLGTNTAANPQEYLMAAMNACIMATWVAACSMQGIELESLEIDSCGELDLRGFLGLDKKIKPGYDEIEYTVRIKGNGTPEQYAAVHRWVEATSPNYFNMANAIRMKANVVTD; encoded by the coding sequence ATGACGAGCAAGATCAACGGAATCGACACGGATGCCCTGAAGGCGACGATGGAGGCGATCCGGCAGGACCACGCCAAGGGGATGGCACGGTTCAACGTGACCACGGCGTGGATGGGCGGTACGCGGAGCGAGACTCGCGTGGAGAACTGGGGCCTGGGCGGTCAGGTTCTCCCCAAGAACTTCACGATCAGGATTGACGAGCCGCCGGAGCTTCTGGGGACAAACACGGCAGCCAACCCCCAGGAGTACCTTATGGCCGCGATGAATGCGTGCATCATGGCCACATGGGTCGCGGCGTGCTCGATGCAGGGCATCGAGCTGGAGAGCCTGGAGATCGATTCGTGCGGGGAGCTGGACCTGCGCGGCTTCCTCGGGTTGGACAAGAAGATCAAGCCGGGTTACGACGAAATCGAGTACACGGTGCGGATCAAGGGCAATGGGACGCCCGAGCAGTATGCGGCCGTCCACCGTTGGGTGGAGGCGACTTCGCCGAACTATTTCAACATGGCCAATGCGATTCGCATGAAGGCCAATGTGGTGACGGATTAG